One Watersipora subatra chromosome 4, tzWatSuba1.1, whole genome shotgun sequence genomic window carries:
- the LOC137393151 gene encoding small ribosomal subunit protein uS12, with the protein MGKPRGIRTARKQRNHRRDQKWHDKDYKKAHLGTRWKANPFGGASHAKGIVLEKVGVEAKQPNSAIRKCVRVQLIKNGKKITAFVPNDGCLNYVEENDEVLVSGFGRSGHAVGDIPGVRFKIVKVANVSLLALFKGKKERPRS; encoded by the exons ATGG GAAAGCCCCGCGGAATTCGAACAGCTCGTAAACAGAGAAACCACAGGCGTGACCAGAAATGGCACGATAAGGATTATAAGAAAGCTCATCTCGGAACAAGATGGAAAGCAAATCCTTTTGGTGGAGCTTCTCACGCTAAGGGTATTGTTCTAGAAAAAGT TGGTGTTGAAGCCAAGCAGCCTAACTCTGCCATCAGAAAGTGTGTGAGAGTACAGTTGATCaaaaatggaaaaaagataACAGCTTTTGTACCTAATGATGGTTGTCTTAACTATGTTGAG GAAAACGATGAAGTTTTGGTATCAGGATTCGGCCGAAGTGGTCACGCTGTGGGAGATATTCCTGGAGTCAGGTTTAAAATTGTGAAAGTCGCAAACGTTTCTCTCTTGGCATTGTTTAAAGGAAAGAAGGAAAGGCCAAGATCTTAA
- the LOC137394252 gene encoding carbohydrate sulfotransferase 12-like — protein sequence MALRTTQGDCGVNKHDMRHDLVPIQSNYKRKSVTMMRYNATQAMKARRDAIRSLCNTEKYRGNFGAGQGHSSIISTDHKSMIYCPVPKAGWSTWKRLFYREHGVEHLMNDTLHLGFQSQWSKAGLMLINNRQSNQRITNRMVFVRNPYDRLVSAYSFKIIQLSSRGPCKPTEVKPGLITFPQFVQCVIARADEGHQTNPKGGYGGQLDYHYRPQTLLCDFCSTDYNIIGHTEHMDEDIIESLKVLNMTYITSLRENASPRNNNTLSYWYSQMSGELLEAVQGLYSKDFELLGYSKDTFTRTAIY from the exons ATGGCCTTGCGTACTACACAGGGTGATTGT GGTGTGAACAAACACGATATGAGACATGACTTGGTTCCAATTCAAAGCAACTACAAACGGAAGTCAGTTACAATGATGAGATACAACGCTACGCAAGCGATGAAGGCTAGACGAGATGCCATCAGGAGCCTCTGCAATACCGAGAAATATAG GGGTAACTTCGGAGCAGGTCAAGGACACAGCAGCATTATCTCAACTGATCATAAAAGTATGATTTACTGCCCGGTTCCCAAGGCAGGATGGTCTACATGGAAGAGACTATTCTACCGAGAGCATGGCGTTGAACATCTAATGAATGACACATTACA CCTTGGATTTCAAAGTCAGTGGAGTAAAGCTGGACTGATGCTCATCAATAATAGACAATCTAATCAAAGGATAACAAATCGAATGGTTTTTGTAAG GAATCcgtatgatagactagtatctGCATACAGTTTCAAGATAATTCAACTAAGCTCACGAGGACCATGTAAACCAACAGAGGTGAAACCAGGGCTAATAACATTCCCTCAGTTTGTGCAATGCGTTATAGCAAGAGCAGATGAAGGGCATCAGACTAACCCAAAGGGTGGTTACGGTGGGCAATTAGACTATCACTATAGACCGCAGACTCTACTATGCGACTTTTGCTCAACTGACTATAATATCATAGGACACACGGAGCATATGGATGAAGACATCATAGAGTCACTGAAAGTTCTCAATATGACCTACATAACATCACTGAGAGAGAATGCTTCACCGAGGaacaataatacattatcatattGGTACAGCCAGATGAGTGGGGAGTTGTTAGAAGCAGTTCAAGGTTTATACTCAAAAGACTTTGAACTGCTTGGTTATAGTAAAGATACTTTCACCAGGACTGCAATATACTAA